One Hordeum vulgare subsp. vulgare chromosome 4H, MorexV3_pseudomolecules_assembly, whole genome shotgun sequence DNA window includes the following coding sequences:
- the LOC123446852 gene encoding uncharacterized protein LOC123446852, protein MDMDHLKKDLTYFGEPLHMVEQLGIAELITFHLDFDPEIVAQFFVTIHFHTDAKRTMTWVTNGERLSATWKEFMDLMNIRDEGLENPLGLHPHAKPSATPKEKLLPYFIEKVSPSGEVSHVSNQFLDVMHRIFRNTLFLCVGNKDQVHSYLVDMLLMCQKGQARAFGLLDVSHVMWSELQPTIFHRKVDIYGPYLFYLTHAKWSVSFLDIEFHAPDWIRHEPIKLREKNK, encoded by the coding sequence ATGGACATGGACCATCTCAAGAAGGACCTGACGTACTTTGGTGAACCTCTGCACATGGTGGAACAGCTTGGGATTGCGGAGCTTATCACGTTTCACCTTGACTTTGATCCTGAGATTGTGGCTCAGTTCTTTGTCACAATCCACTTCCACACTGATGCGAAGCGCACTATGACTTGGGTGACCAATGGGGAGAGGCTATCTGCTACTTGGAAGGAGTTTATGGATCTTATGAACATTCGTGATGAGGGGCTTGAGAACCCACTTGGTTTGCACCCACACGCAAAGCCATCTGCTACACCTAAGGAGAAGCTGCTGCCCTACTTTATTGAGAAGGTGTccccatctggtgaggtctcTCACGTGTCGAACCaattccttgatgtcatgcaccgaatctttcgcaacactctttttctgtgcgttggcaacaaggaccaggtgcattcatACCTGGTGGATATGCTTTTGATGTGTCAGAAAGGGCAGGCTCGTGCCTTTGGACTGCTTgatgtgtctcacgtcatgtggagtgagctACAGCCGACAATATTTCATCGTAAGGTTGACATCTATGGCCCTTATTTGTTTTACTTGACACATGCAAAGTGGTCGGTGTCCTTTCTAGATATAGAGTTTCATGCTCCCGACTGGATCCGCCATGAGCCTATTAAGCTACGTGAGAAGAACAAGTGA